The Zonotrichia albicollis isolate bZonAlb1 chromosome 9, bZonAlb1.hap1, whole genome shotgun sequence genome has a window encoding:
- the LOC141730112 gene encoding uncharacterized protein LOC141730112, which produces MAADPAAPGRAKAGLPIANPREAARKRKMPRDTEAEQELSMESREDKCPRQNLVEEAVLSGSTAQEANGEEKPRRCRTRRGCKRSRRGSEGERASLGQEGGRRRSQSSELVLHEQLHDGEKPHTCEECGRSFRWNSNLIRHQRIHTGEKPYECGECGKSFSQSSHLIRHQRTHTGERPYRCSKCGMCFSQSSSLITHQRSHTGERPYECSKCGKGFKTRSILLRHYQSHREERPFQCPDCGKVFLCNSHLITHWRIHTGERPYECDKCRKRFQTSSHLLLHYRIHREERPFRCPDCGKGFKRNSDLVTHRRIHTGERPYECPQCGKSFSQSSNLTRHQWRQH; this is translated from the exons ATGGCGGCTGATCCGGCAGCTCccggcagagcaaaggcag gattgcCCATTGCCAACCCCagggaggctgcgaggaagaggaagatgccccgggacactgaggcag agcaggagctgagcatggagagcagggaggacaaatgcccgcggcagaacctggtggaagaggccgttttgagcggctccacggcgcaggaagccaacggggaggaaaagccccggagatgccgcacgaggaggggctgcaaacgcagccggcggggatctgagggggaaagagccagcctgggccaggaaggcggccggagacggagccagagctcggagctggtgctccatgagcagctccatgatggggagaagccccacacgtgcgAGGAGTGTGGGaggagcttcaggtggaactccAACCTGATCAgacaccagaggatccacactggggagaagccctacgagtgtggggagtgtgggaagagcttcagccagagctcccacCTGATCAGGCatcagaggacccacactggggagaggccatACAGGTGCTCCAAGTGTGGGATGTGCTTCAgtcagagctccagcctgatcacgcaccagaggagccacactggggagaggccctacgagtgttccAAGTGTGGGAAGGGGTTTAAAACCAGGTCCATTCTTCTCCGGCACTATCAgagtcacagagaggagaggcccttccaatgccccgACTGTGGGAAAGTATTCCTGtgcaactcccacctcatcacccactggcgcatccacaccggggagaggccgtacgagtgtgataaatgcaggaagaggtttcagaccagctcccatctcctcctgcattatcggattcacagagaggagaggcccttccgctgccctgactgcgggaagggattcaagcgcAACTCCGACctcgtcacccaccggcgcatccacactggggagaggccctacgagtgtccccagtgtgggaagagcttctcacagagctctaACTTGACCCGACACCAATGGAGGCagcactaa